Proteins encoded together in one Triticum dicoccoides isolate Atlit2015 ecotype Zavitan chromosome 7B, WEW_v2.0, whole genome shotgun sequence window:
- the LOC119339287 gene encoding aspartic proteinase CDR1-like, producing the protein MAECVWLRQLLGELFLLVEKATLVYCDNVSVVYLSINPVHHRRTKHVELDIHFVRERVALDHAVNSERALQFPVFHKEHSCVQQSLNHLRPTEEVKLRIDVMKNLSINNFAYLMPIKIGTPAIWNLVAIDTGSTLSFVQCLPCTVNCHKQDVGAGQLFDPSKSSTIGRVGCSNVVCRAIQESLPVPTKACMEREDSCLYSMSYGRESSYSVGKIVTDRLTLGPNDEAVIAGFVFGCSLGTNYNKLEAGIMGFGAEAFSFFMQVSHFVGYEAFSYCFSSDRQKQGYLSIGNYSRTSSSYSTPMFVATPRPVFSKLPRSMYSLQLNSLSVNGITLHSDPYEMTVDSGTEMTLLLSDTFDELDNAVTQAVEPLGYMRTRSTIWSDNHICFEDKDFTPFKNWSALPVVELLFGSGAKLRVPPQSAFYNDGGHGLCMYFVRDAFFVKGMQILGNTVTQSIGITFDIQSEQFVFREGEC; encoded by the exons ATGGCCGAGTGCGTGTGGCTGCGTCAACTCCTTGGCGAGCTCTTCCTGCTAGTCGAGAAGGCGACccttgtctactgcgacaacgtgtcCGTGGTGTACCTCTCCATCAACCCCGTCCACCATCGCCGCACGAAGCATGTGGAGCTAgacattcactttgtgcgcgagcGCGTGGCCCTTG ACCATGCTGTCAACTCGGAGAGGGCCCTTCAGTTCCCAGTGTTCCACAAAGAACACTCCTGTGTCCAACAATCTCTGAACCATCTCAGGCCAACCGAGGAGGTGAAGCTGCGCATTGATGTCATGAAGAACCTTAGCATCAACAACTTTGCCTATTTAATGCCAATCAAAATTGGCACCCCAGCCATATGGAATTTGGTGGCCATTGACACTGGGTCCACACTCTCGTTTGTCCAGTGCCTCCCATGCACAGTGAATTGCCACAAGCAAGATGTGGGCGCTGGCCAATTATTTGACCCCAGCAAATCCAGCACAATTGGGCGTGTTGGGTGCTCAAATGTGGTCTGCCGTGCTATCCAAGAGAGCCTGCCTGTTCCCACCAAAGCATGCATGGAGAGAGAGGACAGTTGCCTGTATTCCATGAGCTATGGAAGAGAGTCTTCATACTCTGTTGGCAAGATAGTAACTGATAGACTGACCCTTGGGCCCAATGATGAAGCAGTTATCGCTGGGTTTGTTTTCGGCTGCAGCTTAGGCACCAATTACAACAAGCTTGAAGCCGGAATCATGGGGTTTGGCGCAGAGGCCTTCTCCTTCTTCATGCAAGTGTCCCACTTCGTTGGATACGAGGCTTTCAGCTACTGTTTCTCAAGTGACAGGCAGAAGCAAGGGTATTTGTCAATTGGAAACTATAGCCGCACCAGCTCTTCCTATTCAACACCAATGTTCGTGGCGACGCCCCGGCCGGTGTTTTCTAAACTGCCCAGATCCATGTACTCTTTGCAGCTGAATTCATTGTCCGTCAACGGAATCACCCTGCACTCAGACCCCTACGAGATGACCGTTGACAGTGGGACAGAGATGACCTTGTTGCTGTCGGATACGTTCGATGAGCTAGACAATGCAGTGACCCAAGCCGTGgagcctcttgggtatatgcggacCCGTTCTACCATCTGGAGCGACAATCATATTTGCTTCGAGGACAAGGATTTCACACCTTTCAAGAATTGGTCCGCCCTGCCGGTGGTGGAGCTGTTATTTGGATCAGGCGCAAAGCTAAGGGTGCCGCCCCAAAGCGCCTTCTACAATGACGGGGGTCACGGCCTGTGCATGTACTTTGTGCGGGATGCATTTTTTGTCAAGGGCATGCAGATTCTGGGGAACACGGTAACGCAATCGATTGGGATCACGTTCGACATCCAAAGCGAACAATTTGTGTTTCGGGAAGGAGAGTGCTGA